DNA sequence from the Geobacter sp. AOG2 genome:
GGACGGCCTGCCGGAGGCCGTGGCTTTACCAAGGGTGGCTTTTGCCGCGCCACAGGCAGTGGCGATCCCGTTGGACGGGGCGGTTGCCGGAGAGGCGCACCACGACCATAAACATGAATCACTGGAGAAGATCAGGAAAAGCCTGGGTGACTGTCAACGCTGCAAATTGTCGAAAGGGAGACAGAACCTGGTGTTTGGCGCGGGCAACCCCCAGGCTCGGCTGGTGTTCGTGGGCGAGGGTCCGGGGGCCGACGAGGACCGGCAGGGTGAACCGTTCGTGGGAGAGGCCGGGCAGGTGCTTAACCGCATCATCACCGCAATGGGACTCAAACGTGAAGAGGTGTACATCTGCAACGTGGTCAAATGCCGTCCGCCGGGCAACCGGGATCCGGAAGCGGATGAGATTGCCGCCTGCACTCCGTTTCTTCT
Encoded proteins:
- a CDS encoding uracil-DNA glycosylase encodes the protein MTQSFKAVAVSSVEEYLRALQESGLDGLPEAVALPRVAFAAPQAVAIPLDGAVAGEAHHDHKHESLEKIRKSLGDCQRCKLSKGRQNLVFGAGNPQARLVFVGEGPGADEDRQGEPFVGEAGQVLNRIITAMGLKREEVYICNVVKCRPPGNRDPEADEIAACTPFLLRQLQSIHPEAIVALGRFAAQTLLGTKEPISRLRGKFHDYHGVPVMPTYHPSYLLRNRADSGPFWEVWEDMTQILRFLKLPVPEKTRKK